In Paenibacillus sp. BIC5C1, a genomic segment contains:
- a CDS encoding LysR family transcriptional regulator, whose product MTLQQLKYVIEVATRGSMNEAAKRLFISQPSLSNAIRDLEQELRITIFERTNKGITLSKEGVEFLSYARQVVEQAELLENRYLNAKPSPQHFSVSTQHYAFAVNAFVKLVQQYGQDEYELALRETKTYEIIQDVKSLRSEIGILYLNEFNSKVINKLLKDAGLVFNSLFVAKPHIFISVQNPLAKQESVAIEQLQDYPYLSFDQGEYNSFHFSEEILSTLSHPKSIQVNDRATLFNLLIGLNGYTISTGVLSADLNGNEIIPVPLECEETINVGWISHKNASLSNLGVEYVQALHEAIQS is encoded by the coding sequence TTGACGCTGCAACAGCTAAAATATGTGATTGAAGTCGCCACGCGTGGCTCGATGAATGAAGCCGCCAAACGGCTGTTTATTTCCCAGCCCAGCCTGTCGAATGCCATCCGGGATCTGGAGCAGGAGCTGCGGATTACCATTTTTGAACGCACGAATAAAGGGATAACTCTATCCAAAGAAGGCGTGGAATTTCTAAGTTATGCGCGCCAGGTGGTGGAGCAGGCGGAATTGCTGGAGAATCGTTATTTGAACGCAAAGCCGTCTCCGCAACATTTTTCCGTCTCCACACAGCACTACGCGTTTGCAGTAAATGCCTTCGTCAAGCTGGTGCAGCAGTATGGACAGGATGAATATGAACTGGCTCTGCGAGAGACGAAAACGTATGAAATTATTCAGGATGTAAAAAGCCTGCGCAGCGAGATTGGCATTCTATATCTGAATGAATTCAATTCCAAGGTTATTAACAAGCTGCTCAAGGATGCGGGACTGGTGTTTAACAGTTTGTTTGTTGCCAAGCCGCATATTTTTATCAGTGTGCAAAATCCCCTGGCGAAGCAGGAATCGGTTGCGATTGAACAGCTTCAGGATTATCCCTACTTGTCCTTTGACCAGGGGGAGTATAACTCCTTCCATTTTTCAGAGGAAATCCTAAGCACCCTTTCTCACCCCAAAAGCATACAGGTTAACGACCGGGCCACGCTGTTTAATCTGTTGATCGGTTTGAACGGGTATACCATCTCGACAGGTGTGCTTAGTGCCGACCTGAATGGAAACGAGATCATCCCCGTTCCACTGGAGTGTGAGGAGACCATTAATGTCGGGTGGATCAGCCATAAAAATGCTTCGCTTTCCAATCTGGGCGTGGAGTATGTCCAGGCTTTGCATGAAGCGATTCAATCCTAA
- a CDS encoding Atu4866 domain-containing protein: MTGIRSGDRQEVKHPYIGMWVTKDGYIRHELLPDGRYDEARGKRQSAYQGRYVVDGDHIEYVDDTGFTADGDFKDGVLYHAGMVLYRENAL; this comes from the coding sequence ATGACAGGTATTAGATCAGGAGACAGACAGGAAGTGAAACACCCGTATATTGGGATGTGGGTGACGAAGGACGGGTACATCAGGCACGAACTTCTCCCTGACGGTCGCTATGATGAAGCGCGGGGAAAAAGGCAAAGTGCATATCAAGGTCGGTATGTAGTCGATGGAGACCATATTGAATATGTGGATGATACTGGCTTTACCGCAGATGGAGACTTTAAGGACGGCGTGCTTTATCATGCGGGCATGGTGTTGTACAGAGAAAATGCACTATAA
- a CDS encoding SDR family NAD(P)-dependent oxidoreductase: protein MNSNHKLRTALITGSTSGIGLELTRTLLAEGWQVIGLNRSAFPKEDSDIQDGLHSGQLRWVQANLTQYDSLRKALNQIKSEVDTIDVLFNNAGGSGYDLRLSDHGHEMHFELQTVVPYIIYMELQDLLHKSTLKTVINTSTSAFKMVKQFNLDVLEHPAEFKKLFGPYATSKLALSLWTREAASTPASKGIRLLSVDPGGNNTLRGNKTSGLPFYIKPIMKLFFPHPSHGASLLYNAAIAQTKSGTFLMKNKPTTLRFTEQGPAILNRVHEIYENEFLQPDSKTDPVSKKSV from the coding sequence ATGAATTCAAATCATAAACTTCGTACAGCCTTAATTACAGGATCAACTTCGGGAATTGGTCTTGAACTGACCCGTACCTTGTTAGCCGAAGGATGGCAAGTTATCGGCCTTAACCGTTCCGCTTTTCCAAAAGAAGACAGTGATATTCAGGACGGATTGCACTCCGGCCAGCTCCGTTGGGTTCAAGCTAACCTCACTCAGTACGATAGCCTGAGAAAAGCTTTAAATCAGATTAAATCCGAAGTGGATACCATTGACGTGTTGTTTAATAATGCCGGGGGTAGTGGTTACGATCTTCGTTTGTCTGATCATGGGCATGAAATGCACTTTGAATTACAAACTGTGGTACCGTACATCATTTATATGGAACTACAGGATCTTCTTCACAAAAGCACCTTGAAAACCGTTATTAATACATCCACCAGTGCATTTAAGATGGTCAAACAGTTTAACCTGGACGTCCTGGAACATCCAGCCGAGTTCAAAAAGCTGTTCGGTCCTTATGCGACTTCAAAGCTCGCACTGTCTTTATGGACACGCGAAGCTGCTTCTACCCCTGCATCTAAAGGAATTCGGTTGCTTAGTGTGGACCCCGGGGGCAACAATACACTCAGAGGTAATAAAACATCCGGGCTGCCCTTTTATATCAAACCTATCATGAAGCTGTTCTTCCCGCATCCAAGTCACGGAGCTTCTCTGCTTTATAACGCTGCCATTGCGCAAACCAAATCTGGTACGTTCCTGATGAAAAACAAACCCACCACTCTTCGTTTTACGGAGCAAGGCCCAGCCATTCTGAACAGAGTGCATGAAATTTATGAAAATGAATTTTTGCAGCCTGATTCCAAGACCGACCCCGTAAGCAAAAAAAGTGTCTGA
- a CDS encoding AraC family transcriptional regulator, which translates to MLSKIEQDNALIQQQQELAQLIGRFTHEDGIHLTAIPSLALIRASRVSEPIHAVHEPALCIVAQGSKLVILGQESYTYDSSQYLVASINLPISGQVVQATTEHPYLCLRLDFNSGQIFDLIQDSPSTQAMPDKSTRRGLFVSSTKPPLLEAVIRLVRLLDTPEDIPALAPLMIREILYRLIQDEHGHSIRQFAIQNSHAQHIAQVIELIQSEYAHPLRIEQLASMINMSTSSLHYHFKATTAMSPLQYQKQIRLQEARRILLAGSTDAADAAFQVGYESPSQFSREYTRMYGLPPKSDIKRLRHTLHIEC; encoded by the coding sequence ATGCTTTCAAAAATAGAACAGGATAACGCTCTTATTCAGCAGCAGCAGGAATTGGCCCAATTGATCGGCCGTTTCACCCACGAAGACGGGATTCATCTAACAGCAATTCCTTCGCTTGCTTTGATCCGTGCTTCCCGGGTTTCAGAGCCTATTCATGCCGTGCACGAACCCGCCCTGTGTATTGTGGCCCAAGGGTCCAAACTGGTTATTCTCGGACAGGAGAGCTACACCTATGATTCTTCACAGTATTTGGTTGCTTCCATAAACTTGCCTATTTCAGGGCAAGTTGTACAGGCTACGACAGAACATCCCTATCTCTGCCTGCGACTTGATTTTAATTCAGGGCAGATTTTTGATCTTATTCAGGATTCTCCCTCTACACAAGCCATGCCCGACAAATCAACACGTCGTGGGTTGTTTGTAAGTTCAACCAAACCTCCGCTTCTGGAAGCCGTAATCCGATTGGTCAGATTGCTGGATACACCTGAGGACATTCCAGCACTTGCACCGCTTATGATTCGTGAGATTCTATATCGCCTGATTCAGGATGAACATGGACACTCCATCAGGCAGTTTGCGATTCAGAACAGTCACGCACAGCACATCGCTCAGGTCATTGAATTAATTCAATCAGAATACGCCCATCCGCTCCGAATCGAGCAATTGGCTTCCATGATCAACATGAGTACATCCTCATTGCATTATCATTTCAAAGCCACTACTGCCATGAGCCCACTGCAATATCAAAAACAGATTCGCTTGCAGGAGGCTCGGCGAATACTGCTTGCAGGTTCAACCGATGCAGCCGATGCTGCATTTCAGGTAGGGTACGAGAGTCCTTCACAATTCAGTCGGGAGTACACCCGCATGTATGGGCTTCCTCCTAAAAGTGATATCAAACGCCTTCGTCATACACTCCATATCGAATGCTAA
- a CDS encoding SDR family oxidoreductase, with the protein MSNVKGKVVVITGASSGIGEATARLLAEQGAHVVIGARRVDRLETLASSIRSEGGTVEYHTLDVTQLEEMQTIVELALSRYGGLDVIVNNAGVMPLSPLEALKVDEWNRMIDVNIRGVLHGIAVGLPVMKEQGFGQFINIASIGAYAVTPTAAVYCATKYAVRAISEGLRQEVGSDIRVTLISPGVTESELAESISDDEARELMKDYRRISIPATAIAQSILYAINQPAEVDVNEIVVRPTASMA; encoded by the coding sequence ATGTCTAATGTAAAAGGGAAAGTTGTTGTGATCACTGGTGCAAGCAGCGGAATTGGGGAAGCAACGGCACGTCTATTAGCAGAGCAGGGGGCACATGTTGTCATTGGTGCAAGACGAGTGGATCGTCTGGAGACGCTGGCTTCCTCCATTCGCTCGGAAGGTGGTACAGTAGAATATCATACCCTTGATGTTACACAGCTGGAAGAAATGCAAACGATCGTAGAGCTTGCGCTCAGTCGTTATGGAGGTTTGGATGTGATTGTTAATAATGCCGGAGTCATGCCACTATCACCCCTTGAAGCACTAAAAGTAGACGAGTGGAATCGAATGATTGATGTTAACATTCGTGGTGTTTTACACGGCATTGCAGTCGGACTTCCCGTTATGAAGGAACAGGGTTTCGGCCAGTTTATTAATATTGCCTCCATAGGAGCTTATGCTGTGACACCAACAGCCGCGGTATATTGTGCAACCAAGTACGCTGTCCGTGCGATCTCGGAGGGTTTGCGCCAGGAGGTAGGCTCAGATATCCGCGTGACTCTCATATCTCCAGGTGTAACTGAATCCGAACTTGCCGAATCAATCTCTGATGATGAAGCACGTGAGCTTATGAAAGATTATAGACGCATATCCATTCCGGCCACAGCTATTGCTCAGAGCATTTTGTACGCAATCAACCAGCCGGCTGAGGTGGATGTGAATGAAATCGTGGTGAGACCCACAGCAAGCATGGCTTAA
- a CDS encoding MerR family transcriptional regulator: MMNDTVGFSIKETSEQAGLSEDTIRYYEKIGLLPRAERKANRHRVYRSEDIQTMKLITCLKKTGMSLEEMKPYLQMSMDSDLEDFPDEREMLLNHRKKIEAQIVSLQQIVDFIDEKMEKRSMFPDECPITGENQMSVFEKKNIFS, from the coding sequence ATGATGAATGATACTGTAGGGTTCTCCATTAAAGAGACGTCAGAACAGGCCGGATTATCGGAAGATACCATTCGTTATTATGAGAAGATTGGACTTCTTCCCCGGGCTGAACGCAAGGCCAATCGCCATCGGGTATACCGTTCGGAGGATATACAGACGATGAAGCTTATTACTTGTTTGAAAAAAACAGGCATGTCTCTGGAGGAGATGAAGCCTTATCTACAGATGTCGATGGATTCGGACCTGGAAGATTTCCCGGATGAGCGTGAAATGCTGTTAAACCATCGGAAGAAGATCGAAGCGCAGATTGTATCTTTGCAGCAGATCGTCGATTTTATTGATGAGAAGATGGAGAAGCGAAGCATGTTTCCTGATGAGTGCCCGATTACCGGAGAGAACCAGATGTCTGTATTTGAAAAAAAGAACATCTTCTCCTGA